The window TGCGCGAGCTCAACGAGCGCTTCGCCTCCGGCCGGGTGGACAAGCTTTATCTGGCCTGGGTGCTGGGGCGCTGGCCCGAGCCGGACAAGACCCTGCTCGAAGACCGGCTGGAGAAGTGCGGCGAAGCTGGCAGCGAAAAAGTGCGGACAGGCTCGGGCAAGGTGGCCCTGGCCGAGGCGGTCTGCCTTGTCAGGGGCGAGGTGCGCAGCTTGCTGGCCGTGCGTCTTTTTACCGGCCGCACCCACCAGATACGGGTCCAGCTGGCCTCACGGGGCCATCCCGTGGCCGGGGACGGCAAGTATGGTCCGTCCGGTCAGCGTACGGACCTGCGGTTGCACTGCTTTGCCCTGCGTCCAGGCGAGCCGACCCTGACCCTGCCCCCGCCCTGGTCCGGCCCCTGGGCCGTGACCGGGGAGGCCATGACCGCGGCCCTTGCGCTCCTCGACAGCGAGCGGCAGCCGGTGTCTTTCAGATAATGGGCTGCCTGACGGTTCGCTCCCCGGACTCCCGGCTTGCGGGCGGAAGGCAAACACGCTATAGAGATACTCTAGACTTCTCCGAGGAGGTGGCCATGCGGCGCACCGTTT of the Pseudodesulfovibrio alkaliphilus genome contains:
- a CDS encoding RluA family pseudouridine synthase, producing MPRTQIVTVTPAESGQKLLQFLERRLGGVVPRSAVQRWIRKGQVRVDKGRAKPFDRVAVGQAVRIPPYAGESGEPAPLAGPLTIVHKDDRLLAIAKPAGLAVHGGDGIDDSVAARLAASFADADFAPTLAHRLDRDTSGLLLAARTYETLRELNERFASGRVDKLYLAWVLGRWPEPDKTLLEDRLEKCGEAGSEKVRTGSGKVALAEAVCLVRGEVRSLLAVRLFTGRTHQIRVQLASRGHPVAGDGKYGPSGQRTDLRLHCFALRPGEPTLTLPPPWSGPWAVTGEAMTAALALLDSERQPVSFR